One genomic region from Procambarus clarkii isolate CNS0578487 chromosome 85, FALCON_Pclarkii_2.0, whole genome shotgun sequence encodes:
- the LOC138358695 gene encoding piggyBac transposable element-derived protein 4-like, with protein sequence MDRGKGQSTSAPKKDTKTTKEDRLSMLYQKFSRVKRTPSKIPELLDNLSDVEADVEGEERQSDFSSDCEGTATSDEFDESSSEESSEGSEDEAMDEGRPKPPIRRRAGRLHQPNPDDAWSSDNTPPFVDSFTATPGLTVPVPTTPVQFIQLFLTRALIEYITVETNRYARQFIQIASRHTMRMWQEVSLKEMARYLGLSMLMGIAPLPTMRMYWQTSRLWHMRTFNIFMTAKRYQHISQFFHSYNKLAISQNNKDRMVKLRTIITYFTTKFGTYYVPNKALSLDERTMSWRGRLSFKVYNPNKSDKHGVKLYMLAEAGTGYIIDFEVYAGVGKTTVETMMALMWPLLHKGYHLYMDKYYNSVHLTELLREHGVYTCGTLRLHCGAPKILQQFAKGKFAVDQTIFRRKDNTFIILWKDKRVVSLITNCHNADTQEVQRRKRVRKRDGATSVKIVTVNKPTAICDYNTNMKGVDHFDQMVKYYRFTRKSHKWTKKITFCFLQMALHNAYVLYKMYTCTDAKKLTLLQFHEVAIWSLLRWDLDEWPATESPIPHAEDYQDPSDDLAPPGPSGVRRLLFPPPPQAQDASSSDTEPETETPEPEPRPPPVKNPRIVDPEDRLNKKLTHAIVKIAKRKRCRVCIKSGIRRDSMYQCKTCGVALCVTPCYTKYHRKSVFWTAKK encoded by the coding sequence ATGGATCGTGGTAAAGGACAGAGCACTtcggcgcccaagaaagatacgaAAACCACCAAGGAGGATAGGTTGAGTATGCTCTACCAAAAGTTCAGCAGGGTGAAGCGTACCCCCAGTAAAATTCCTGAATTGTTGGATAATTTATCTGATGTCGAGGCAGATGTTGAGGGGGAAGAACGTCAAAGCGATTTCAGTAGTGATTGTGAGGGGACCGCGACGTCTGATGAGTTTGATGAATCATCGAGTGAGGAGAGTAGCGAGGGGAGTGAGGATGAGGCGATGGATGAGGGCCGCCCCAAGCCACCCATAAGGAGGCGTGCAGGACGGCTTCACCAGCCAAATCCTGATGATGCCTGGTCAAGTGACAATACACCACCATTTGTAGACAGTTTCACTGCCACACCAGGCCTAACTGTCCCAGTGCCAACCACTCCCGTGCAATTCATACAATTATTCCTGACACGGGCCCTCATTGAATATATCACAGTGGAAACGAATAGGTATGCCAGACAATTTATTCAGATTGCTTCCAGGCACACCATGAGGATGTGGCAAGAGGTATCGTTGAAGGAAATGGCCAGGTATTTGGGTCTGTCTATGTTGATGGGTATTGCACCCCTCCCGACGATGAGAATGTACTGGCAAACAAGCCGGTTGTGGCATATGAGGACCTTCAATATTTTCATGACTGCAAAACGATACCAACATATCAGCCAGTTTTTCCATAGTTACAACAAGCTTGCAATTTCCCAAAACAATAAGGACCGAATGGTAAAACTGCGCACAATCATTACTTATTTTACCACCAAGTTTGGCACATACTACGTTCCCAATAAAGCACTCAGTTTGGATGAAAGAACAATGTCGTGGCGTGGTCGTTTATCCTTCAAGGTTTACAATCCAAATAAATCAGATAAGCATGGGGTAAAGTTGTACATGCTTGCTGAGGCAGGGACTGGCTACATTATTGACTTTGAGGTGTATGCTGGAGTTGGTAAGACAACAGTGGAGACAATGATGGCCTTGATGTGGCCATTATTGCACAAGGGTTATCATCTTTATATGGACAAATACTATAACTCTGTCCATCTCACAGAATTGCTACGGGAACATGGTGTGTACACTTGTGGAACACTCAGATTGCATTGTGGCGCCCCCAAAATTCTGCAACAGTTTGCAAAAGGTAAATTCGCTGTTGATCAAACCATTTTCAGGCGCAAGGACAACACTTTTATTATCctatggaaagacaagagagtggTGTCATTGATCACAAACTGCCATAATGCTGACACACAAGAAGTACAACGAAGGAAGAGAGTGAGGAAACGTGACGGAGCAACATCAGTAAAGATTGTAACTGTGAACAAACCAACTGCCATTTGCGACTACAACAccaacatgaaaggtgttgatcacttcgaccaaatggtcaaatattacaGGTTCACCAGGAAATCACATAAGTGGACGAAGAAGATCACATTTTGTTTCCTTCAGATGGCTCTACACAATGCCTATGTGTTGTACAAGATGTACACATGTACTGATGCCAAGAAATTGACCCTACTCCAGTTTCACGAGGTAGCAATATGGTCCCTGTTGAGGTGGGACCTGGATGAGTGGCCTGCCACTGAAAGCCCTATCCCACATGCTGAGGATTACCAAGATCCTTCTGATGATTTGGCACCACCGGGACCATCTGGAGTGAGGCGTCTTTTATTTCCTCCTCCACCCCAAGCACAAGACGCATCCTCATCTGACACAGAACCTGAAACGGAAACGCCTGAACCTGAACCTCGTCCTCCACCAGTGAAAAACCCACGTATTGTTGATCCAGAGGATAGGCTGAACAAGAAGTTGACCCATGCTATAGTGAAAATTGCAAAACGTAAACGGTGTCGTGTTTGCATCAAGTCAGGAATAAGGAGAGACTCTATGTATCAGTGCAAGACATGTGGAGTTGCTTTGTGTGTCACACCATGCTACACAAAATACCACCGCAAGAGCGTATTTTGGACAGCGAAAAAATAG